A DNA window from Stenotrophomonas sp. 57 contains the following coding sequences:
- the rpmF gene encoding 50S ribosomal protein L32: MAVQKSRVTPSRRGQRRSHDALSAKQLSTDPTTGEVHLRHHITADGFYRGKKVIQTKTSAVEED; encoded by the coding sequence ATGGCTGTGCAGAAATCCCGTGTTACCCCGTCCCGCCGCGGCCAGCGCCGTTCGCATGACGCCCTGAGCGCCAAGCAGCTGTCGACCGACCCGACCACCGGCGAAGTGCACCTGCGTCACCACATCACTGCTGACGGTTTCTACCGCGGCAAGAAGGTCATCCAGACCAAGACCTCGGCTGTCGAAGAAGATTGA
- a CDS encoding beta-ketoacyl-ACP synthase III: protein MSKRIYSRIAGTGSYLPEKVLTNADLEKMVETSDEWIQSRTGIRERHIAAEGETTSDLGYQAALRALEAAGIDASQLDMIVVGTTTPDLIFPSTACLIQAKLGVAGCPAFDVNAACSGFVFALGVADKFIRSGDCKHVLVIGTETLTRMVDWNDRTTCVLFGDGAGAVVLKADEETGILSTHLHADGSKKELLWNPVGVSTGFKDGANGGGTINMKGNDVFKYAVKALDSVVDETLAANGLDKSDLDWLIPHQANLRIIEATAKRLEMSMDQVVVTVDKHGNTSSGSVPLALDAAVRSGRVERGQLLLLEAFGGGFTWGSALLRY, encoded by the coding sequence ATGAGCAAGCGGATCTATTCGAGGATCGCGGGCACCGGTAGCTATTTGCCGGAAAAAGTCCTGACCAACGCCGACCTGGAAAAAATGGTCGAAACCTCGGATGAGTGGATCCAGTCGCGCACCGGAATTCGTGAACGGCACATTGCAGCCGAAGGCGAAACCACCAGCGACCTCGGCTACCAGGCCGCGCTGCGTGCACTTGAAGCGGCCGGTATCGACGCTTCCCAGCTCGACATGATCGTGGTCGGCACGACCACGCCTGACCTCATTTTCCCCTCCACTGCGTGCCTGATCCAGGCCAAGCTCGGTGTTGCGGGGTGCCCTGCCTTTGACGTCAACGCCGCCTGCTCGGGCTTCGTGTTCGCGTTGGGCGTGGCCGACAAGTTCATCCGTTCCGGCGACTGCAAGCACGTTCTGGTGATCGGCACCGAAACGCTGACCCGCATGGTCGACTGGAACGATCGCACCACCTGCGTGCTGTTCGGCGATGGCGCCGGCGCCGTCGTGCTCAAGGCCGACGAAGAAACCGGCATCCTCAGCACCCACCTGCATGCCGACGGCAGCAAGAAGGAGCTGCTGTGGAACCCGGTGGGCGTCTCGACCGGTTTCAAGGACGGTGCCAACGGTGGCGGCACCATCAACATGAAGGGCAACGACGTGTTCAAGTACGCCGTCAAGGCGCTGGACTCGGTCGTGGACGAGACCCTGGCCGCCAACGGCCTGGACAAGTCCGACCTGGATTGGCTGATTCCGCACCAGGCCAACCTGCGCATCATCGAAGCCACCGCCAAGCGCCTGGAGATGTCGATGGACCAGGTGGTGGTGACTGTCGACAAGCATGGCAATACTTCGTCCGGCTCGGTGCCGCTGGCGCTGGATGCCGCCGTGCGTTCGGGCCGCGTGGAGCGCGGCCAGTTGCTGCTGTTGGAAGCCTTCGGCGGCGGCTTCACGTGGGGTTCTGCCCTGCTGCGCTATTGA
- a CDS encoding serine/threonine protein phosphatase, translating to MVEPIVIEGQRAWLKQYGKGSRALALGLLNFVARRFHLDALRPPPHRGGDAARETEARRLGELQAQGVNVPDVLGSGHAALVIGDNGSSFNTCLREADDAGRDRLVMAAMQAIAEAHAHGAYFGQPLPRNLTWDGQKVGFIDFEEDPLEVMDLSEAQARDWLMFGYGVAKYYADRPEQLQAMMAEAMGDAQAPVREHVHAVSGRLRSLARVCMKLGRSARALAHSIFITHGASTAGVLMLVGLCVDFLADGDLDVLQLFC from the coding sequence ATGGTTGAGCCCATCGTCATCGAAGGGCAGCGCGCCTGGCTGAAGCAGTACGGCAAGGGAAGCCGCGCATTGGCCCTGGGCCTGCTCAATTTTGTTGCCCGCCGATTCCATCTCGACGCCCTGCGTCCGCCACCGCACCGTGGCGGTGACGCCGCCCGCGAAACCGAAGCCCGTCGCCTGGGAGAACTGCAGGCGCAGGGCGTGAACGTGCCCGACGTGCTCGGCAGCGGCCATGCTGCGCTGGTGATCGGCGACAACGGCAGCTCATTCAATACCTGCCTGCGTGAGGCGGATGATGCCGGCCGCGATCGGCTGGTGATGGCCGCGATGCAGGCCATCGCCGAAGCGCACGCTCATGGGGCCTATTTCGGCCAGCCGTTGCCGCGCAACCTCACCTGGGACGGGCAGAAGGTGGGCTTCATCGATTTCGAGGAAGATCCGCTGGAAGTGATGGATCTGTCCGAAGCGCAGGCCCGCGACTGGCTGATGTTCGGCTACGGCGTGGCCAAGTACTACGCCGACCGCCCCGAGCAGCTTCAGGCGATGATGGCCGAGGCGATGGGCGACGCCCAGGCGCCGGTGCGCGAGCACGTGCATGCGGTGAGCGGCCGCCTGCGCAGTCTCGCTCGGGTGTGCATGAAGCTGGGCCGTTCAGCGCGCGCGCTGGCGCATTCGATCTTCATCACCCATGGCGCCAGCACCGCGGGTGTACTGATGCTGGTGGGCCTGTGCGTGGACTTCCTCGCCGACGGCGATCTGGACGTCCTGCAGCTGTTCTGCTGA
- the fabD gene encoding ACP S-malonyltransferase codes for MTVSTLAFVFPGQGSQSVGMVAELAELHPQVREAFTEASDGAGVDLWALSQGGPEEMLNRTEYTQPALLAASIGVWRAWNAVGGPRPSVLAGHSLGEYTALVAAGALSLHDGAHLVRLRGQLMQEAAPAGVGAMAAVLGAEDQLVLDVCAEAAGSQVVVPANFNSPGQIVIGGDADAVDRALALLAEKGVRKAVKLAVSVPSHTPLMREAANRLAEVMAGLSWRAPQLPVVQNVDAQVHDGIDAIRTALVQQLYQPVQWTGCVQALAGRGITQIAECGPGKVLTGLVKRIDKAIDGRSLATPGDFETAREAWSA; via the coding sequence GTGACCGTATCCACCCTCGCTTTTGTCTTCCCCGGCCAGGGCTCGCAGTCTGTGGGCATGGTGGCCGAGCTGGCCGAACTGCACCCGCAGGTGCGTGAAGCCTTCACCGAGGCATCCGATGGTGCCGGCGTCGACCTGTGGGCGCTGTCCCAGGGTGGCCCGGAGGAAATGCTCAACCGTACCGAATACACCCAGCCGGCCCTGCTGGCCGCCAGCATCGGCGTGTGGCGCGCCTGGAACGCCGTGGGCGGTCCGCGCCCGTCGGTGCTGGCCGGTCACAGCCTGGGCGAGTACACCGCCCTGGTCGCCGCTGGCGCGCTGAGCCTGCATGACGGCGCGCACCTGGTGCGCCTGCGCGGCCAGCTGATGCAGGAAGCCGCACCGGCCGGTGTCGGCGCCATGGCTGCCGTGCTCGGCGCCGAAGACCAGCTGGTGCTGGACGTCTGCGCTGAAGCGGCAGGCAGTCAGGTGGTGGTGCCGGCCAACTTCAATTCGCCGGGCCAGATCGTGATCGGCGGCGACGCCGACGCGGTCGACCGTGCGCTGGCGCTGCTGGCCGAGAAGGGCGTGCGCAAGGCGGTCAAGCTGGCCGTGAGCGTGCCCTCGCACACCCCGCTGATGCGCGAAGCTGCCAACCGCCTGGCCGAAGTAATGGCTGGCCTGTCCTGGCGGGCGCCGCAGCTGCCGGTGGTGCAGAACGTCGATGCCCAGGTGCATGACGGTATCGACGCCATCCGTACCGCGCTGGTGCAGCAGCTGTACCAGCCGGTGCAGTGGACCGGGTGCGTGCAGGCGCTGGCCGGCCGTGGCATCACCCAGATCGCCGAGTGTGGCCCGGGCAAGGTGCTGACCGGCCTGGTCAAGCGTATCGACAAGGCCATCGACGGCCGTTCGCTGGCCACCCCGGGCGATTTCGAAACCGCCCGCGAGGCATGGTCGGCCTGA
- the fabG gene encoding 3-oxoacyl-ACP reductase FabG has translation MSKPLQGEIALVTGASRGIGAAIADLLAAQGATVIGTATTESGSAAIGERLAVHGGHGRALNVTDAAALDSVLDGVAKEFGPISILVNNAGITRDNLLMRMKDEDWASIIDTNLTSVFRTSKAVMRGMMKARKGRIINIASVVGVTGNAGQANYAAAKAGIIGFSKSLAKEIGSRGVTVNVVAPGFIDTDMTKALPEEARTALINDIALERLGSPEDIAHAVAFLASPAAGYITGETLHVNGGMYMP, from the coding sequence ATGAGCAAGCCCCTGCAGGGTGAAATCGCACTGGTCACCGGTGCCAGCCGTGGCATTGGTGCCGCCATCGCCGATCTGCTGGCCGCCCAGGGCGCCACCGTCATCGGCACCGCCACCACCGAATCCGGTTCCGCCGCCATCGGCGAGCGCCTGGCTGTCCACGGCGGCCACGGCCGCGCGCTGAACGTCACCGACGCTGCCGCGCTGGACAGCGTGCTGGACGGGGTCGCCAAGGAGTTCGGCCCGATCTCGATCCTGGTCAACAATGCCGGCATCACCCGCGACAACCTGCTGATGCGCATGAAGGACGAGGACTGGGCGTCGATCATCGACACCAACCTGACCAGCGTGTTCCGCACCAGCAAGGCGGTCATGCGCGGCATGATGAAGGCGCGCAAGGGCCGCATCATCAACATCGCCTCGGTGGTGGGCGTCACCGGCAATGCCGGCCAGGCCAACTACGCGGCCGCCAAGGCCGGCATCATCGGCTTCAGCAAGTCGCTGGCCAAGGAAATCGGTTCGCGCGGTGTCACCGTCAATGTGGTCGCGCCCGGCTTCATCGATACCGACATGACCAAGGCGTTGCCGGAAGAAGCGCGCACCGCGCTGATCAACGACATCGCCCTCGAACGCCTGGGTTCGCCGGAGGACATCGCCCATGCGGTGGCCTTCCTGGCCAGCCCGGCTGCCGGTTACATCACCGGCGAAACCCTCCATGTGAACGGCGGCATGTACATGCCGTAA
- the acpP gene encoding acyl carrier protein: MSTIEERVKKIVVEQLGVKEEEVTNSASFVDDLGADSLDTVELVMALEEEFECEIPDEEAEKISTVQAAIDYVKAHVKA; encoded by the coding sequence ATGAGCACCATCGAAGAACGCGTCAAGAAAATCGTCGTCGAACAGCTTGGCGTCAAGGAAGAAGAAGTCACCAACAGCGCATCGTTCGTCGATGACCTGGGCGCTGACTCGCTGGACACCGTCGAGCTGGTGATGGCCCTGGAAGAAGAATTCGAGTGCGAGATCCCGGACGAAGAAGCCGAGAAGATCAGCACCGTGCAGGCCGCCATCGACTACGTCAAGGCCCACGTCAAGGCCTGA
- the fabF gene encoding beta-ketoacyl-ACP synthase II produces MKRRVVVTGLGIVSPLGNDLASSWEGITHGRSGIGPLTNVADAYVDRFTTKIAGEVKGFDITADNELFGKYRVSGKDAKKMDPFIHYGLGASFMALHDSGLEITDANAERIGAIVGAGIGGLLGIEEQTIEFHEGKKISPFYVPKTIINMLPGQLSIITGLKGPSFSAVSACATSNHSIGTAMRMIQYGDADVMVVGGAERGSSPTALGGFCAMKAMSTRNDAPEQASRPWDKDRDGFVLGDGAGILILEEYEHAKARGAKIYCELAGFGASSDAYHMTAPSENGEGAARCMVMAMKDAGVTPEQVGYLNAHGTSTPLGDLGETMAMKTAFGDHAYRMMVSSTKSMTGHLLGAAGGVEAIFSVMALQDNIIPPTINLEQPGEGCDLDYVPNEARQAKVDVVMSNGFGFGGTNGTLIFKRV; encoded by the coding sequence ATGAAACGTCGCGTCGTCGTAACCGGCCTGGGTATCGTCTCGCCGTTGGGCAATGATCTGGCCAGCAGCTGGGAAGGCATCACCCACGGCCGTTCGGGCATCGGTCCGCTGACCAACGTTGCTGATGCCTACGTGGATCGGTTCACCACCAAGATTGCAGGTGAGGTCAAGGGATTCGACATCACCGCCGACAACGAACTGTTCGGCAAGTATCGGGTCAGCGGCAAGGATGCCAAGAAGATGGACCCGTTCATCCATTACGGCCTCGGTGCCTCGTTCATGGCCCTGCACGACTCGGGCCTGGAGATCACCGACGCCAATGCCGAGCGCATCGGTGCCATCGTCGGCGCCGGCATCGGCGGCCTGCTCGGCATCGAAGAGCAGACCATCGAGTTCCACGAGGGCAAGAAGATCTCGCCCTTCTACGTGCCCAAGACCATCATCAACATGCTGCCGGGCCAGCTGAGCATCATCACCGGCCTGAAGGGCCCGTCGTTCTCGGCGGTGTCGGCGTGCGCGACCTCGAACCACTCGATCGGCACCGCAATGCGCATGATCCAGTACGGCGATGCCGACGTGATGGTGGTTGGTGGTGCAGAGCGTGGCTCGTCGCCGACCGCGCTGGGCGGCTTCTGCGCGATGAAGGCCATGAGCACCCGCAACGACGCCCCGGAACAGGCCTCGCGCCCGTGGGACAAGGACCGTGACGGCTTCGTGCTGGGCGACGGCGCCGGCATCCTGATCCTGGAGGAGTACGAGCACGCCAAGGCACGCGGCGCGAAGATCTACTGCGAACTGGCGGGCTTCGGTGCCAGCTCCGACGCGTACCACATGACCGCCCCGAGCGAGAACGGCGAAGGTGCCGCGCGCTGCATGGTCATGGCCATGAAGGATGCCGGCGTGACCCCCGAACAGGTGGGTTACCTCAACGCGCACGGCACCTCCACGCCGCTGGGCGACCTGGGCGAGACCATGGCGATGAAGACCGCCTTCGGCGACCACGCCTACAGGATGATGGTCAGCTCCACGAAGTCGATGACCGGCCACCTGCTGGGTGCCGCGGGCGGCGTGGAAGCGATCTTCTCGGTGATGGCGCTGCAGGACAACATCATTCCGCCGACCATCAACCTGGAACAGCCGGGCGAAGGCTGCGACCTGGACTACGTGCCCAACGAAGCACGCCAAGCCAAGGTGGACGTGGTGATGTCCAATGGCTTCGGCTTCGGCGGCACCAACGGCACGCTGATCTTCAAGCGCGTCTGA
- a CDS encoding aminodeoxychorismate synthase component I, with translation MTHAPLIHPLPHPIDLLALQQHDPARFPLLMESTASGTAQGRWSLLLAAQGEGLRLDADGQVRDLHGTVQPGSFLQALDRAWQAERLSHDGSHSLPFRGGWALMLDYEVASQIEPVLPARARDDGRPTALALRCPAAVLHDHQNDASFVIAEAGEQVLLDALVALASAALPEAGQGWQPPQSVGEDAPQRFTDGVRRVIEYLRAGDVFQVNLSRRWSAQFAAPVSPQALYAQLRRANPAPFAGLFSAHGRHVVSSSPERLVSVHAGHAQTRPIAGTRPRFEGDDDAARIQELVGHPKERAEHVMLIDLERNDLGRICLPGTVVVDELMTVESYAHVHHIVSNVSGHLRPEVTPGEVIAATFPGGTITGCPKVRCMQIISELEQVPRGAYTGAFGWLNRDGDLDLNILIRTAEVDGHEVSFRTGAGIVVDSDPDKELDETRAKARGLLRALGEQG, from the coding sequence ATGACCCACGCACCGCTGATCCACCCGCTGCCGCACCCGATCGACCTGCTGGCGCTGCAGCAGCACGATCCGGCGCGCTTCCCGCTGCTGATGGAATCCACCGCCTCGGGCACTGCCCAGGGCCGCTGGAGCCTGCTGCTGGCCGCACAGGGCGAGGGCCTGCGGCTGGACGCCGACGGCCAGGTGCGCGACCTGCATGGCACCGTGCAGCCTGGCAGCTTCCTGCAGGCGCTGGATCGCGCCTGGCAGGCCGAGCGCCTGTCGCACGACGGCAGCCACAGCCTGCCGTTCCGCGGCGGCTGGGCGCTGATGCTGGACTATGAAGTGGCCAGCCAGATCGAGCCGGTGCTGCCGGCGCGTGCGCGCGATGACGGCCGCCCGACCGCGCTGGCGCTGCGCTGCCCGGCTGCAGTGCTGCACGACCACCAGAACGACGCCAGCTTCGTCATCGCCGAAGCCGGTGAGCAGGTATTGCTGGATGCGCTGGTGGCACTGGCCTCGGCGGCGTTGCCCGAAGCAGGGCAGGGCTGGCAGCCGCCGCAGTCGGTGGGCGAGGACGCGCCGCAGCGCTTCACCGACGGCGTGCGCCGGGTGATCGAGTACCTGCGCGCCGGCGACGTGTTCCAGGTGAACCTGTCGCGGCGCTGGAGCGCGCAGTTCGCCGCGCCGGTCAGCCCGCAGGCGCTGTATGCACAGCTGCGCCGCGCCAACCCGGCGCCGTTCGCCGGCCTGTTCAGCGCGCACGGCCGTCATGTGGTCAGCTCCTCGCCGGAGCGGCTGGTGTCGGTGCATGCCGGTCATGCGCAGACCCGTCCGATCGCAGGTACGCGGCCACGCTTCGAGGGTGACGATGATGCCGCGCGCATCCAGGAACTGGTCGGCCATCCCAAGGAGCGTGCCGAGCACGTGATGCTGATCGATCTGGAGCGCAACGACCTGGGCCGCATCTGCCTGCCCGGTACCGTGGTGGTGGATGAACTGATGACCGTGGAGAGCTACGCGCACGTGCACCACATCGTCAGCAACGTCAGCGGCCACCTGCGCCCGGAGGTCACGCCCGGCGAGGTGATCGCCGCCACCTTCCCGGGCGGCACCATCACCGGCTGCCCCAAGGTGCGCTGCATGCAGATCATCAGCGAACTGGAGCAGGTGCCGCGCGGTGCCTATACCGGCGCGTTCGGCTGGCTGAACCGCGATGGCGACCTGGACCTGAACATCCTGATCCGCACCGCCGAAGTGGATGGCCACGAGGTGAGCTTCCGTACCGGCGCCGGCATCGTGGTGGATTCGGACCCCGACAAGGAACTGGACGAGACCCGCGCCAAGGCGCGCGGCCTGCTGCGGGCGCTGGGCGAGCAGGGCTGA
- the mltG gene encoding endolytic transglycosylase MltG, whose amino-acid sequence MAGAKRGCLFVVTLVVVLAAVVAGVGAWFFYQQTRFADAPITPTAESVVIASGDGMNSVLRKLRDAGVDEGQDTQWQLLARQLDAAGKLKVGEYALSGELTPRELLLRMRAGKVLQHRVTIVEGWNIRQLRAALKRAEPLLHTTDNLDDAALMQRLGFGGQHPEGRFLPETYVYQRGDSDLDVLKRAHAAMEKALDEAWESRAPDLPINTPYELLTMASIIEKETALASERPQIAGVFMRRLKIGMRLQTDPTVIYGIGAAYDGNIRRRDLTTDTPYNTYTRAGLTPTPIAMPSRDALMAAAQPAAGDALYFVAVGDGSGAHVFSPSLDQHNAAVARYLQQLRQQRTQETPAQ is encoded by the coding sequence ATGGCGGGAGCCAAGCGCGGGTGTCTGTTCGTGGTAACGCTGGTGGTGGTGCTGGCCGCCGTCGTGGCCGGCGTGGGCGCGTGGTTCTTCTATCAGCAGACCCGCTTCGCCGATGCCCCGATCACCCCCACCGCCGAAAGCGTGGTCATCGCCAGCGGCGACGGCATGAACAGCGTGCTGCGCAAGCTGCGCGACGCAGGCGTGGACGAGGGCCAGGACACCCAGTGGCAGCTGCTGGCGCGCCAGCTCGATGCCGCCGGCAAGCTGAAGGTGGGCGAGTACGCGCTCAGTGGCGAACTGACCCCGCGCGAGCTGCTGCTGCGCATGCGTGCCGGCAAGGTGCTGCAGCACCGCGTCACCATCGTCGAGGGGTGGAACATCCGCCAGCTGCGTGCCGCGCTCAAGCGCGCCGAGCCGCTGCTGCACACCACCGACAATCTGGATGACGCCGCGCTGATGCAGCGACTCGGCTTCGGTGGCCAGCATCCGGAAGGCCGCTTCCTGCCGGAGACCTACGTCTACCAGCGCGGCGACAGCGACCTGGACGTGCTCAAGCGTGCCCATGCCGCGATGGAGAAGGCGCTGGACGAGGCCTGGGAAAGCCGTGCGCCAGACCTGCCGATCAACACGCCCTACGAACTGTTGACGATGGCCTCGATCATCGAGAAGGAAACCGCGCTGGCCAGCGAGCGCCCGCAGATTGCCGGCGTGTTCATGCGCCGCCTGAAGATCGGCATGCGCCTGCAGACCGATCCGACCGTGATCTACGGTATCGGTGCGGCCTACGACGGCAACATCCGCCGCCGCGACCTGACCACCGATACGCCCTACAACACCTATACCCGTGCCGGCCTGACCCCGACGCCGATCGCCATGCCCAGCCGCGATGCGCTGATGGCTGCGGCACAGCCGGCCGCCGGCGATGCGCTGTACTTCGTCGCCGTCGGCGATGGCAGTGGAGCGCACGTGTTCTCGCCCAGCCTGGACCAGCACAACGCCGCAGTGGCCCGCTACCTGCAGCAGCTGCGCCAGCAACGTACCCAGGAGACCCCGGCGCAATGA
- the tmk gene encoding dTMP kinase, which translates to MSSALLRHPRFVSLEGGEGAGKTTAINAIRDCLRSHGHEVVLTREPGGTPLAERIRGLVLKPDAEIAAEPLSAEAELLLVFAARAQHVRQVIQPALQRGAYVLSDRFTDSSYAYQGGGRGLDPQWIADLERRAVGLLPGLTLLLDVDVAVGRARANGRDLWPDRIESEQDDFFQRVREVFRGRAQQDPKRFALIDAGQEQARVAADVVARVERWLRDGEGA; encoded by the coding sequence ATGAGTTCCGCGCTGCTTCGCCACCCGCGTTTCGTCAGCCTGGAAGGCGGCGAGGGCGCGGGCAAGACCACCGCCATCAATGCCATCCGTGACTGCCTGCGCAGCCACGGCCACGAGGTGGTGCTGACCCGCGAACCGGGCGGTACACCGCTGGCCGAGCGCATCCGCGGCCTGGTACTGAAGCCCGATGCCGAGATCGCCGCCGAACCGCTCAGTGCCGAAGCCGAACTGCTGCTGGTGTTCGCCGCGCGGGCGCAGCATGTGCGCCAGGTGATCCAGCCGGCGCTGCAGCGCGGTGCCTATGTGCTGAGTGATCGTTTCACCGATTCCAGCTATGCCTACCAGGGCGGTGGTCGCGGGCTCGATCCGCAGTGGATTGCCGATCTGGAGCGCCGCGCGGTGGGCCTGCTTCCCGGCCTGACGCTGTTGCTGGACGTGGATGTGGCAGTGGGCCGCGCGCGCGCCAACGGCCGCGACCTGTGGCCGGATCGCATCGAGAGTGAGCAGGACGATTTCTTCCAGCGCGTGCGCGAAGTGTTCCGCGGCCGTGCGCAGCAGGACCCGAAGCGCTTCGCGTTGATTGATGCGGGCCAGGAGCAGGCGCGCGTGGCCGCCGATGTGGTCGCGCGTGTCGAGCGCTGGCTGCGGGACGGGGAGGGCGCATGA
- a CDS encoding DNA polymerase III subunit delta' translates to MSTFSPWQQRAFDQTVAALDAGRLGHGLLICGPAGLGKHEVALALADHVLAQGDAAHATRTRQLIAAGTHPDLQLVSFIPNKSGDKLRTEIVIEQVREITDKLALTPQYGVAQVVIVDPADAINRSAANALLKTLEEPQPGRYLWLISSDPARLPQTIRSRCQRLEFKLPPQHEALAWLQQQGHGEASAREALEAARGHPGQADNWLREDGLSLRREVGRELEQLAAGRTGAVELAQKWCGDDNAALRLRFAADLALAQASTDALTTPERLHKLAAWFDAANRTRDLLRTTVRADLAVVELLLAWNKVNERPAARGNR, encoded by the coding sequence ATGAGCACGTTTTCGCCCTGGCAGCAGCGCGCGTTCGATCAGACCGTGGCCGCGCTCGACGCCGGTCGCCTCGGTCATGGCCTGCTGATCTGCGGCCCGGCCGGGCTGGGCAAGCACGAGGTCGCGCTGGCGCTTGCCGACCACGTGCTGGCGCAGGGCGATGCAGCCCACGCCACGCGCACGCGCCAGCTGATCGCAGCGGGCACACACCCGGACCTGCAGCTGGTCAGCTTCATTCCGAACAAGAGCGGCGACAAGCTGCGCACCGAGATCGTCATCGAACAGGTGCGCGAGATCACCGACAAGCTGGCGTTGACCCCGCAGTACGGCGTGGCGCAGGTGGTGATCGTCGACCCGGCCGATGCGATCAACCGTTCGGCCGCAAACGCACTGCTTAAGACTCTGGAAGAGCCGCAGCCCGGCCGTTACCTGTGGTTGATCAGCAGCGACCCGGCACGCCTGCCGCAGACCATCCGCAGTCGCTGCCAGCGCTTGGAATTCAAGCTGCCGCCGCAGCACGAAGCGCTGGCCTGGCTGCAGCAGCAGGGCCATGGCGAGGCCTCGGCGCGTGAAGCGCTGGAGGCTGCACGCGGGCATCCCGGCCAGGCCGACAACTGGCTGCGCGAAGACGGCCTGAGCCTGCGCCGCGAGGTCGGCCGCGAGCTGGAACAGCTGGCCGCCGGCAGGACCGGTGCGGTGGAGCTGGCGCAGAAGTGGTGCGGCGACGACAACGCGGCGTTGCGCCTGCGCTTTGCCGCCGACCTGGCGCTGGCCCAGGCCAGCACCGATGCCTTGACCACGCCGGAGCGATTGCACAAGCTTGCAGCCTGGTTCGATGCGGCCAACCGCACCCGCGACCTGCTGCGCACCACGGTGCGTGCAGACCTTGCGGTGGTCGAGTTGCTGCTGGCCTGGAACAAGGTGAACGAGCGGCCTGCCGCAAGGGGAAATCGATGA
- a CDS encoding PilZ domain-containing protein, protein MSASNARQGILSLAVKDKAALYSAYMPFVKNGGIFVPTPKRYFLGDEVFLLLTLPDSSERLPVAGKVIWVTPAGAQGNRTAGIGVQLAEGVEGEGVRHKIETLLAGLTSSDKPTHTM, encoded by the coding sequence ATGAGTGCCAGCAACGCTCGCCAGGGCATCCTGTCCCTGGCTGTGAAGGACAAAGCCGCGCTGTACAGCGCGTACATGCCGTTCGTGAAGAATGGGGGCATCTTCGTGCCCACGCCCAAGCGCTACTTCCTGGGCGACGAGGTGTTCCTGCTGCTGACCCTGCCCGATTCCAGCGAGCGCCTGCCGGTGGCCGGCAAGGTGATCTGGGTGACCCCGGCCGGCGCGCAGGGCAACCGCACCGCCGGCATCGGTGTGCAGCTGGCCGAGGGGGTCGAGGGCGAGGGCGTGCGGCACAAGATCGAGACCCTGCTGGCCGGCCTGACCAGCTCGGACAAGCCGACCCATACGATGTGA
- a CDS encoding tautomerase family protein gives MPLARIDLRKGRSADYLQRVGETIYQAMRAVGVPENDRFQIFQQHEPGTLIYDPGYLGVARTDGFICIQITWNEGRTLEQKKALYADIADGLHAAVGIRREDVFINLVEVKRENWSFGNGVAQYAS, from the coding sequence ATGCCGCTTGCCCGCATCGATCTTCGTAAAGGCAGATCCGCCGACTACCTGCAACGCGTCGGTGAAACCATCTACCAGGCCATGCGCGCAGTAGGCGTGCCGGAAAACGATCGCTTCCAGATCTTCCAGCAGCACGAGCCCGGCACGCTGATCTACGATCCCGGTTACCTGGGCGTGGCCCGCACCGACGGTTTCATCTGTATCCAGATCACCTGGAACGAAGGGCGCACGCTGGAGCAGAAGAAGGCGCTGTATGCCGACATTGCTGATGGCCTGCACGCGGCGGTGGGCATCCGCCGCGAGGATGTGTTCATCAACCTGGTGGAAGTGAAGAGGGAAAACTGGTCGTTCGGCAATGGGGTGGCGCAGTACGCGAGTTGA
- a CDS encoding DUF2946 family protein, whose amino-acid sequence MLLVLLAPLVSRGLAQGHVAVAVPVAAMDHSQHAQHAMEGHHDHHAMAMQHGDAASRPAVDPHADHEMGVDCDYCLIAARLITLLVAALLLLAPVVSICHALQGAVQALPQRVSGTLGARGPPAFMAA is encoded by the coding sequence ATGCTGCTGGTGCTGCTTGCCCCGCTGGTGAGCCGCGGGCTGGCGCAGGGGCACGTTGCAGTGGCTGTGCCGGTGGCGGCGATGGATCATTCCCAGCATGCGCAGCATGCGATGGAAGGCCATCACGACCATCATGCGATGGCGATGCAGCATGGCGACGCGGCATCGAGGCCTGCTGTCGATCCACACGCCGATCATGAAATGGGCGTGGACTGCGACTACTGCCTGATCGCCGCACGGCTGATCACCCTGCTGGTGGCGGCATTGCTGCTGCTGGCACCGGTGGTATCGATATGCCATGCGTTGCAGGGTGCGGTGCAGGCGTTGCCGCAGCGGGTCAGCGGCACATTGGGAGCGCGCGGGCCACCGGCCTTCATGGCTGCCTGA